Below is a window of Cytophaga hutchinsonii ATCC 33406 DNA.
CACCGCTATCGCCTACCAATACAGCAGCTAAATGCGGGATCTTACCACCTTTAGCTTTTATAGCTTCAACTTTTGTCTTCAGTTCTTCCTTGATCTGATCGGAAGTGATTTTACCGTCTAGTAATTGCATAGATGCTTAATGCGTAAGGCTTAAAGCTTAAGGCTAATGCTCTAAACTTTAATAGTAGTACTTAAATTTATCTTCAGCTGTTGTTGGTGCTCCGCGTTGTTATTTGCTCATTATCTAAGATTAAAGATAGCGGAAACACCAACAACGGCTTAGTAACTTACAGCATGAAAGGCAATCAATGTTAACAGACGAAAAGCATTAAGCTTTTAGCGTTAAGCATTAGGCCTAATGACTATTGATCCAGTTTCAGGATTGCCATGAAGGCTGCCTGCGGAATCTCGACGTTACCAACCTGGCGCATACGTTTCTTCCCTTTTTTCTGCTTTTCAAGAAGCTTTCTTTTACGGGAGATATCACCGCCGTAACATTTTGCCAATACGTTTTTGCGCATTGCTTTTACTGTCTCCCGGGCAATGATTTTTTGTCCGATTGCAGCCTGCACTGCAATCTCAAACATCTGCATCGGGATCAGGTCTTTCAGTTTTTCACACAACCGTTTGCCCCAATCATAGGCTTTATCACGGTGAACGATCGCTGACAAGGCATCTACCTTCTCACCATTCAGCATGATATCCAGTTTAATTACATTGGATTCCCGGAAACCGATCAGTTCATAATCCAGAGAGGCGTAGCCTTTAGAAATGGTTTTTAATTTGTCGAAGAAGTCAAATACAATCTCTGCCAACGGAAGCTCGAATGTTAATTCAACCCGATCCGATGTTAAGTATGTCTGATTGGTAATGATACCGCGTTTATCCATACACAAGGATATTACAGGGCCAACGAAATCAGCCTTGGTAATGATCTGTGCTTTAATGTAGGGTTCTTCGATGTAATCCAATGTAGTTGGTTCAGGCATATCAGAAGGTGCATTTACTACAACCATCTCATTGCCCTTTGTAAGATAAGCCTTGAACTGTACCGAAGGAACAGTTGTGATCACTGTCATATCAAATTCACGTTCCAGGCGCTCCTGTACAATCTCCATGTGCAGCATTCCTAAGAATCCGCAACGGAAGCCAAAACCGAGAGCGATGGATGTTTCCGGTTCCCACACCAGAGAAGCGTCATTCAGCTGAAGCTTTTCCATAGCTGCGCGTAAGTCTTCAAACTCACTTGTTTCAACCGGATAGATACCGGCAAATACCATTGGTTTCACATCTGCAAAACCCTGAATCGGTTCTCCCGGTCTGCTTACGTGTGTAATGGTGTCGCCTACTTTAACATCTTTCGCTTCTTTGATCCCTGAAATGATATACCCTACATTACCCGCACTCATTTCAAGCTGCGGTTCCTGCTGTAATTTCAATACACCAATTTCATCCGCATAGTATTCTTTGCCGATGTTTATGAATTTAACCTTATCTCCTTTTTTAATGGTACCGTTGAAAATACGGAACATAACTTCAATACCTCTGAATGAATTGAACTGAGAGTCAAATATCAATGCCTGTAACGGAGCTTTCGGGTCTCCTTTAGGAGGCGGTATACGTTGAATAATGGCTGCAAGAATTTCAAAAATACCGATTCCTTCTTTACCGCTGGCAGGTATGATGCTGTCGCGGTCACAACCTAACAATTCAACCACCTGGTCTTTTACTTCTTCCGGCATGGCACCGGGTAAATCAATCTTATTCAACACCGGAATGATTTCTAAATCATTTTCCAGAGCTAAATATAAATTTGATATTGTCTGTGCTTCTATACCCTGTGCAGCATCAACAATCAGTAATGCACCTTCACAGGCCGCAATGGATCGGGATACTTCATAAGAAAAATCGACGTGACCGGGTGTATCTATCAGGTTCAAAACATATTTTTGTCCTTCATAGATGTAATTCATCTGGATCGCGTGGCTCTTAATCGTGATGCCGCGTTCTCTTTCAAGATCCATATCATCCAATACCTGCGCCTGCATCTGCCGGTTAGATACTGTACTTGTGAATTCTAATAGTCTGTCTGCCAAGGTACTTTTACCGTGGTCAATATGTGCAATAATGCAGAAATTACGAATGTTTTCCATCTACCTACTCTTCTTGTGCAAATTTAATCATTTAAACGCAGAAAACCGTGTATCTTATCCACGCAATCTCTCGTTTGATTAGATTAAAACAAATACGTATTATTGAAATTATATCCTTCAACTTTTAAACCACAAAATCATAAATGAACCTGCCAAAAAACCCATTTGGGGAATGGATTCAAAAAGTATATCACTCTTTTGCGGTTCAATTGATTTTTAATAATGTAAAAAAAAATCAGATTTTACTTTTTATCTGGATCATTCTGCTGGGTTTTATAACGCGTAATTTTGGTGATATTATCGGTATTCCGTAC
It encodes the following:
- the lepA gene encoding translation elongation factor 4 gives rise to the protein MENIRNFCIIAHIDHGKSTLADRLLEFTSTVSNRQMQAQVLDDMDLERERGITIKSHAIQMNYIYEGQKYVLNLIDTPGHVDFSYEVSRSIAACEGALLIVDAAQGIEAQTISNLYLALENDLEIIPVLNKIDLPGAMPEEVKDQVVELLGCDRDSIIPASGKEGIGIFEILAAIIQRIPPPKGDPKAPLQALIFDSQFNSFRGIEVMFRIFNGTIKKGDKVKFINIGKEYYADEIGVLKLQQEPQLEMSAGNVGYIISGIKEAKDVKVGDTITHVSRPGEPIQGFADVKPMVFAGIYPVETSEFEDLRAAMEKLQLNDASLVWEPETSIALGFGFRCGFLGMLHMEIVQERLEREFDMTVITTVPSVQFKAYLTKGNEMVVVNAPSDMPEPTTLDYIEEPYIKAQIITKADFVGPVISLCMDKRGIITNQTYLTSDRVELTFELPLAEIVFDFFDKLKTISKGYASLDYELIGFRESNVIKLDIMLNGEKVDALSAIVHRDKAYDWGKRLCEKLKDLIPMQMFEIAVQAAIGQKIIARETVKAMRKNVLAKCYGGDISRKRKLLEKQKKGKKRMRQVGNVEIPQAAFMAILKLDQ